The Streptomyces sp. NBC_00510 genomic interval TCGCCAGCGCGGCATGTACGTGCGCCTGAGCACCGTCAGCCCGCGCAACCCCGCCTTCCCGCCGTACTCACGCACCCACTGGAGCCGACGCATGGCCATCGAGGTCCGCATCCCGACCATCCTCCGCACGTACACCGACGGCGCCAAGGCCGTCGAAGGCAGCGGCAGCACCGTCGACGAACTCCTCGCCGACCTCGACACCCGCCACACCGGCATCCGCGAGCGCATCGTCGACGGCGGCGAGCTGCGGCGCTTCGTCAACGTCTACCTCAACGACGAGGACGTCCGCTTCCTGGACGGCATCGCCACCAAGCTCACCGACGGCGACAGCGTGACGATCCTCCCCGCGGTCGCCGGCGGCAGCGGCCTGCGGGCCGCCCGCGTCGGCGGGCGCTGATGCGGTACGACAGCCCGCTGGCAGCCGTCGGCAACACCCCGCTGGTACGGCTGCCGCGCCTGTCCCCCTCCGGCGAGGTGTCGGTCTGGGCCAAGCTGGAGGACCGCAACCCCACCGGCTCGGTCAAGGACCGCCCGGCGCTGCACATGATCGAGCAGGCCGAGCGCGCCGGCCGGCTCACCCCCGGCTGCACGATCCTCGAACCCACCTCCGGCAACACCGGCATCTCGCT includes:
- a CDS encoding MoaD/ThiS family protein, which encodes MAIEVRIPTILRTYTDGAKAVEGSGSTVDELLADLDTRHTGIRERIVDGGELRRFVNVYLNDEDVRFLDGIATKLTDGDSVTILPAVAGGSGLRAARVGGR